The genomic region CGCAAGCTGCATTTTGTAACTTCGTATGAAAGAATAGACCGGTGTTCCGCACACGCAATGAAAACATTTTTTCAGCTGGCTGGATGAAATATGAAATTGCTTTGCAATCTCTTCAATGGTTAAACGAACATGTACATTCTCCCTGATATAGTCGCAAACCTTCCTTATAAGTTCGGCCTGTTCCCGTGAGCAACACTGCTCATGGTGTTTTGAACATTCCGAGTCTATGCCTGACAAAAGCATTAATAATTCCAGTATTTTTACCCTGTAATAACCTGTTTTATAATTTTCAGGTACTTCATCAATAAGTTCTTCAAATACCGCTTCGAGGCGTTTTGTGGCCTGCATTACATAATAGTTTTTACATCTGCAGATTTTATTTGTTATCTTGTTTATGCTGACATCCACTCCGTCCAAATATGAGGCTAAATTATCAGGCACTGTTGCAAGATCAATTATCACAGATACTCCCTGGTAATGCCTTGTAGGATAACATATAAACAATTCTCTTCCGCTTCCTTGTATAATCCCCAGATCTCCTTTTTTCAAGTAAATGACCATGTTTTTCAAAGCATATTCAATTCTTCCGTCTTTACAGTACACAATCTCAACAAAGCCCGAAGGATAGGAAGAATAGGAATCAAATTTGTGAATTTCAGCATTCCGTAAAATCAACGAGATACCATCGAACACCTTGAACTCCGCTGTCATCATATCCCCTTTCTTTTGACTTTGACATTAAACATCCATTTAATAACAATTTACCACGTTAAAAGCCGAAAAAATGCTTATACCCTATTTTCCACATAATTAAACCGATGAAACATAAATTTTTAAACGAACCGTAGTATACGGGAATAAATGCCTTACACTACGAAACAGACAGGTTTAAAAATTGCATTTTAAGACTGAGCAAGCATTACCAACAACGACTTTAGCCATTATAAAAGTAAGAAGAACGACTATTTGTCATTCAAAAAAGTATTTCTATTTTTAAACCTATAAGGTAATGATAAATACGCACATCTTTATTATTGCATTATTACAATTGTTTTGTTACAACATAAGTATAACTTACACAAAGTATGAATATTACAGGTTTAATAAAATTATTAAAATCTGTGTGCTATGAACAGCTATCTACAATAGGCGAAAGCAAAGTTTTAAAGCACGAAAGACCAAGGGGAGGGTGGATTTTTGAGACCGTCTTATCTGGTTTCCGTATATCAAGGTGAAGCTGCCCTTGATGAGAACTGTGCAACAGACAAAAGGTTCCGGAAATTGAAAAGCCATGAAATCAGTAATCTTCGTTCGTTCTGTGAGGAAATAACTTCTTTTGGTTGTAACAGTGCCGATCTTGACGGATATTTTGTCGGATACTCAATACCGCAGATAGGAAAAGAATTTGATTTGTTGCGATTTGGGAATGACAACATAATCAATATAGAGTTGAAAAGCGAGTTTAATGAAACTAAAATTGTTAAACAAATGAAAAAAAATTACTATTATTTAAAGTTTTTAAGCCGGCCTGTTAGAATTTTCTGTTTTGTTGACAACAATGGTTTTTATGAATATGATATTACTTCCGATTCCATTACTAAAATCCAAACTGATGTCATCGCCCAATGCATAAAAAATCAGTTTGTTGATTACAGTACAGACCCGGATAAAGAATTCCTCCCGTCAAAATATCTTATCTCGCCTTTTAATTCCACCGATAAGTTTATTAACGGAGAATATTTTCTGACAAACGCACAGCAGAAAATCAAAGATGAAATAAAAGCCGAATTGGGAAACACCCCCTTTACATATTTCTGTTTATCCGCAAACGCAGGCACCGGAAAAACGCTGTTGATATATGATATTGCCAAAGAAATGATCTCCAACGGGCTGACCCCTTTAATTATCCACTGCGGGAATTTAAACTTAGGGCATAATCTGCTCAAAGTTAAATACGATTGGAACATATATCCCATTAAGG from Thermoclostridium stercorarium subsp. stercorarium DSM 8532 harbors:
- a CDS encoding AraC family transcriptional regulator, which codes for MMTAEFKVFDGISLILRNAEIHKFDSYSSYPSGFVEIVYCKDGRIEYALKNMVIYLKKGDLGIIQGSGRELFICYPTRHYQGVSVIIDLATVPDNLASYLDGVDVSINKITNKICRCKNYYVMQATKRLEAVFEELIDEVPENYKTGYYRVKILELLMLLSGIDSECSKHHEQCCSREQAELIRKVCDYIRENVHVRLTIEEIAKQFHISSSQLKKCFHCVCGTPVYSFIRSYKMQLAAKDLKDTNLSVTEIAASYGYENSSKFANAFKAVMGMSPSEYRKEMRRQSAFLELIG
- a CDS encoding DNA/RNA helicase domain-containing protein — its product is MRPSYLVSVYQGEAALDENCATDKRFRKLKSHEISNLRSFCEEITSFGCNSADLDGYFVGYSIPQIGKEFDLLRFGNDNIINIELKSEFNETKIVKQMKKNYYYLKFLSRPVRIFCFVDNNGFYEYDITSDSITKIQTDVIAQCIKNQFVDYSTDPDKEFLPSKYLISPFNSTDKFINGEYFLTNAQQKIKDEIKAELGNTPFTYFCLSANAGTGKTLLIYDIAKEMISNGLTPLIIHCGNLNLGHNLLKVKYDWNIYPIKDVDEKFVDTCLDNCSVLFVDEAQRIRDSQLEIILKKSIENEIPIIFSYDKKQFLHKNEGKDIAEYLRGKYPEVRLSEKHLSSNVRTNNKIASFINNLFKPGSCYSNLDYDCITIEYFKNLDDMKNYVNFLRKNNWTPITYTTFKSNSDPYEYLADICPINAHNVIGQEFPKVVSFIDNHFYYGENGELEAEDGYYSAKGMLYQIVTRAVEELKIIVFNNWNLYHRLLEIKFAETK